A genomic stretch from Candidatus Amarolinea dominans includes:
- a CDS encoding NAD-dependent epimerase/dehydratase family protein yields MSTIAVTQAAAPLGLALLRLLDADPAVTRIVALDTQPPSLQSPKLKFFEADSQGPLRSGLEKYKVTRVVHLDLLCAAPTEAALRRHNVGGSVSFLTACLAAQTVEMAILLSSTLVYGGQPGDPIPMREDAPLRPHALPFAQHCQEIERQCQTYRDRYPQMKINVARLAPVTGAQPEHFVWQGLRTPAAALGQINPALQFVHVEDAARALHCLIGSDASDTYNIAADDSISLREAWQQLGTRPPGLGAALLQLAQRLPAGQLETWRSGWLAHNGKFKQAFDFTYRYTSAQALTALAPTA; encoded by the coding sequence ATGAGCACCATTGCTGTCACCCAAGCCGCGGCGCCCCTGGGCCTGGCCCTGCTGCGCCTGTTGGACGCTGACCCGGCGGTGACACGTATCGTCGCCCTGGACACGCAGCCGCCCAGCCTGCAATCGCCCAAGCTGAAGTTCTTCGAGGCCGACAGTCAAGGCCCGCTGCGCAGTGGTTTGGAAAAGTACAAGGTGACGCGCGTGGTTCATCTTGATCTGCTCTGCGCGGCGCCCACTGAAGCGGCCCTGCGCCGTCACAACGTGGGCGGCAGCGTCAGTTTTCTGACCGCGTGCCTGGCCGCACAAACCGTGGAGATGGCGATCCTCCTGTCCAGCACCCTGGTCTACGGCGGACAGCCTGGCGACCCGATCCCCATGCGCGAAGACGCACCGCTGCGCCCGCACGCGCTGCCGTTCGCGCAGCATTGCCAGGAGATCGAGCGCCAGTGCCAGACCTATCGCGACCGCTACCCCCAGATGAAGATCAATGTGGCTCGCCTGGCCCCGGTGACGGGCGCACAGCCGGAGCATTTTGTCTGGCAGGGCTTGCGCACACCGGCGGCCGCCCTGGGGCAGATCAACCCGGCTTTGCAGTTCGTGCATGTGGAAGATGCCGCCCGCGCCCTGCATTGCCTCATCGGGAGCGATGCCAGCGACACCTACAACATCGCCGCGGACGACAGTATCTCCCTGCGCGAGGCCTGGCAACAGTTGGGAACCAGGCCGCCCGGTTTGGGCGCGGCGCTGCTTCAACTGGCACAGCGTCTGCCGGCCGGGCAACTTGAGACCTGGCGCAGTGGGTGGCTGGCCCACAATGGCAAGTTCAAGCAAGCGTTCGACTTCACCTACCGGTACACATCGGCCCAGGCGCTGACAGCCCTGGCGCCTACGGCCTAG
- a CDS encoding LCP family protein codes for MPPSSASPHPQSRQPQRSARPPAKRAAVPGARSQAGATPARRLGRNLPIPPAYLQRFGLVLAPLLVVIGFLLVVGSARALLDAAPGRTATGVSVDDVAPRQFLHATAYLTSTQNILILGSDKRPDEAMWRTDVIMLAAIDRSSGHAAVISLPRDLYVDIPGNGKGRINTADYLSSQGQSPQTGIQTMQDIIERDFGVEIDNYVRIDFDGFEQVIDALGGIDVEVDCPLQDPYLQEAIGVDRIEAGKQHMDGDMALAYVRTRRQGGDFDRARRQQRLLMAVRNRAVSANLITRLPQLLPAALNTVETDMNPLEMASLARWLINMDLAKLKGFVIDANMTSFATLPLGDQVLIPDWVSIHQALATLFSPATQPLLESSDRSWYCPGIEEMTPTQ; via the coding sequence ATGCCGCCATCATCAGCATCACCCCATCCGCAGTCCCGTCAACCACAGCGCAGCGCGCGGCCGCCGGCCAAACGTGCAGCGGTCCCAGGCGCCAGGTCGCAAGCGGGCGCAACGCCTGCCCGCCGCCTGGGGCGTAACCTGCCGATTCCTCCGGCCTATCTGCAGCGCTTCGGCCTGGTCTTGGCGCCCCTCCTGGTGGTGATCGGTTTCCTGCTCGTGGTGGGCAGCGCCCGCGCCCTGCTTGACGCCGCCCCTGGCCGGACGGCGACCGGCGTCAGTGTGGATGATGTGGCGCCGCGTCAATTCTTGCACGCCACCGCGTACCTCACCAGCACCCAGAACATCTTGATCCTGGGATCGGACAAGCGCCCGGATGAGGCCATGTGGCGTACCGATGTCATCATGCTGGCGGCCATTGACCGCAGCAGCGGGCATGCGGCCGTCATCAGCCTGCCCAGGGATCTCTACGTTGACATTCCCGGCAACGGCAAAGGGCGCATCAATACGGCGGACTATCTCAGCAGCCAGGGCCAGTCGCCACAGACCGGTATCCAGACGATGCAAGACATCATCGAGCGTGACTTCGGCGTTGAAATTGACAACTACGTGCGCATTGATTTCGATGGCTTCGAACAGGTCATTGATGCGCTAGGCGGAATTGACGTGGAAGTTGACTGCCCCCTGCAGGACCCGTATCTGCAAGAGGCCATCGGTGTGGATCGCATCGAGGCGGGCAAGCAGCATATGGATGGCGACATGGCCCTGGCCTACGTGCGCACGCGACGACAGGGCGGTGATTTCGATCGCGCCCGCCGCCAGCAGCGCCTGCTGATGGCCGTGCGCAACCGCGCCGTCTCCGCGAACCTGATCACACGCCTGCCACAGTTGCTGCCCGCGGCTCTGAACACGGTTGAGACCGACATGAACCCGTTGGAGATGGCTTCGCTTGCACGCTGGCTGATCAATATGGATCTGGCCAAGCTCAAGGGGTTCGTCATAGACGCCAACATGACCTCGTTCGCCACATTGCCACTCGGCGATCAGGTGCTCATTCCAGACTGGGTCTCCATTCACCAGGCTCTGGCCACGCTGTTCAGTCCGGCAACCCAACCCCTGTTGGAGAGCAGCGATCGTTCGTGGTATTGCCCGGGCATCGAAGAAATGACACCCACACAATGA
- a CDS encoding LCP family protein: MTAPTLQARRLTGPAAREAQGFARQTAGRRWLLLWVALLLLTSCVQPAPPPLALTLTPADATPGDQSGIPAPQATGTLTAPATPTATRPFLPTFTPTPGATPRPLQQTANLLILGSDRRGKGAGRTDVMMLVAVDFAQKRVGVISIPRDLYVQIPGVGRERINTADVYGERQKPGGGIDLVKRTIQDNLGLPVDNFVRVDFGGFVQIVDTLGGITVTMDCPLHERWADPAAPDGVVTLDYEPGDHALDGEHALWYVRTRRRGNDLDRARRQQRVLLALKGRAEEVNLLPKVPDLFSALHDNIDTDLGLLDVLALARLGVELDRADIHSRVFDFHMAQPYTTPGGAAVLLPNKAAIQAAFDQIWEAPDVITSTDHQQRCP; encoded by the coding sequence ATGACCGCGCCCACGCTCCAGGCGCGACGGCTGACCGGCCCGGCCGCTCGAGAGGCGCAGGGGTTCGCCAGGCAGACGGCCGGCCGCCGCTGGTTGCTGCTCTGGGTTGCGCTGCTCCTGCTGACAAGCTGCGTCCAGCCCGCGCCGCCGCCCCTCGCGCTCACCCTCACGCCCGCGGACGCGACGCCAGGCGATCAGTCCGGCATCCCGGCGCCGCAGGCGACAGGGACGCTGACCGCGCCGGCAACGCCCACGGCCACGCGTCCCTTCCTGCCGACCTTCACGCCCACGCCAGGCGCGACCCCGCGCCCCTTGCAGCAGACCGCCAATCTCCTCATCCTCGGCTCGGACCGGCGCGGCAAGGGCGCCGGACGCACCGATGTCATGATGCTGGTGGCGGTTGATTTTGCCCAAAAACGGGTGGGCGTCATCAGCATCCCGCGTGACCTGTACGTGCAAATTCCGGGCGTGGGCCGCGAGCGCATCAATACCGCGGACGTCTATGGCGAACGTCAGAAGCCAGGCGGAGGCATTGACCTGGTCAAACGTACCATCCAGGACAACTTGGGGCTGCCGGTTGACAATTTCGTGCGGGTTGATTTTGGCGGTTTCGTGCAGATTGTGGACACCCTGGGCGGCATCACGGTGACGATGGACTGCCCGCTGCACGAACGCTGGGCGGACCCGGCCGCGCCCGACGGCGTTGTTACCCTCGACTATGAGCCGGGCGACCATGCCCTGGATGGCGAGCACGCCTTGTGGTACGTGCGCACGCGACGTCGCGGCAATGACCTGGACCGCGCCCGCCGCCAACAACGCGTCCTGCTGGCGCTCAAGGGGCGGGCAGAGGAGGTCAATCTGCTGCCCAAAGTGCCAGACTTGTTCAGCGCCTTGCACGACAATATAGATACCGATCTGGGCCTGCTCGATGTCCTGGCCCTGGCGCGCCTGGGCGTTGAACTCGATCGTGCGGACATCCACAGCCGTGTCTTTGACTTTCACATGGCTCAGCCGTATACTACGCCCGGCGGTGCAGCCGTGCTTCTGCCCAACAAGGCGGCCATTCAAGCGGCGTTCGACCAGATCTGGGAGGCGCCGGATGTCATCACGTCAACCGATCACCAACAACGCTGCCCATGA
- a CDS encoding LCP family protein — protein sequence MMSFLQNRHAAITRLVPLLWVVTLLVACVPGVGPTPTAVPTATMMPEPTATTTLAPATAIPSLTPTAATPATATPTLAPTDTPTTPPPPTATRPPQPVATAQISATVDITATTVMTDGLRPHALDATFNILLLGSDQRPGEHAWRTDTIMIAAVDWEHDRIGVLSIPRDLWVDIPGYGESRINMADFVGEKEIKYPGGGPALLGRVISETLGIRTDRFARMNLLAFEQAIDTIGGVTVTLDCAFREATPDPNNPDQLLEVNFEPGSYHFDGHEARMYASYRYYTGDWDRSRRQQQVLLAIRQQALSFNIIPKIPSLWLTFKGAIQTDLGFKEIIDLATFGLRLDMKNVHGRVLDYRLVTPYTTRGGAQVLKPKTAEIAAAINGIFDTPPMQESSARPIAGCRATPTPKPPATPLPSATITATLTLTPTLAN from the coding sequence ATGATGAGTTTTTTGCAAAACAGGCACGCGGCCATCACACGCCTCGTGCCATTACTTTGGGTGGTGACCCTGTTGGTCGCCTGCGTGCCTGGCGTTGGCCCCACGCCAACCGCTGTGCCGACGGCGACGATGATGCCGGAACCAACGGCGACGACGACGCTGGCGCCGGCCACGGCGATCCCTTCGCTTACACCCACCGCGGCCACTCCGGCTACGGCGACGCCTACCCTGGCCCCGACGGACACGCCCACTACACCACCACCACCCACCGCCACGAGGCCGCCGCAGCCAGTTGCCACCGCCCAGATCTCTGCCACCGTGGATATTACCGCGACGACGGTCATGACCGACGGCTTGCGGCCACACGCGCTTGACGCCACGTTCAACATCCTGCTGCTCGGCTCTGATCAGCGCCCGGGCGAACACGCCTGGCGCACCGACACGATCATGATTGCCGCGGTGGATTGGGAGCACGACCGCATCGGCGTCCTCAGCATCCCGCGTGACCTGTGGGTAGACATTCCCGGCTACGGTGAATCGCGCATCAATATGGCCGATTTCGTCGGCGAGAAAGAGATCAAATACCCTGGCGGCGGGCCGGCCCTGCTGGGTCGCGTCATCTCAGAGACGTTGGGCATCCGCACCGACCGTTTTGCCCGCATGAACCTGCTGGCCTTCGAGCAGGCCATTGACACGATCGGTGGAGTCACCGTCACCCTGGATTGCGCGTTTCGCGAAGCCACACCGGACCCGAACAACCCCGATCAACTGCTTGAGGTGAATTTCGAGCCGGGGTCCTATCACTTCGACGGGCATGAGGCTCGCATGTACGCCTCCTACCGCTACTACACCGGTGACTGGGACCGTTCGCGGCGTCAGCAGCAGGTGCTGTTAGCGATCCGGCAACAGGCGCTGTCGTTCAATATCATTCCCAAAATCCCCTCGCTGTGGCTTACCTTTAAGGGCGCCATTCAGACCGACCTGGGCTTCAAAGAGATCATTGACCTGGCGACGTTTGGCTTGCGCCTCGACATGAAGAACGTGCATGGTCGCGTGCTTGATTACCGGCTGGTGACACCCTACACCACCAGGGGCGGCGCGCAGGTATTGAAGCCCAAGACGGCCGAGATTGCCGCCGCGATCAATGGGATTTTTGACACACCGCCCATGCAGGAATCGTCCGCGCGGCCGATTGCCGGCTGCAGAGCCACGCCCACACCCAAGCCGCCGGCCACCCCGCTCCCGTCGGCGACCATCACCGCGACGCTAACCCTGACGCCCACGCTGGCAAATTGA
- a CDS encoding DMT family transporter, which translates to MRNRAPRGLLIALAANMALGLNSAFAKFAYRAGLDPNTLTMLRLGVAALVLWAIFLTRWRALIPIPRRALLGCIIMGAANFVAQISYYWGLTRINASIATLIFYLYPAVVILLLRLRGEAMTTRRLARLGVALIGVALLVDISGGSVDTIGVLLVFVTIFTYSLHLVIGQFVVRDVAARTVVLYVISTMALLATGVRLVMGGSPPPVTWAGWWPVLGIGLLGTVVARLAMFTAIKRVGSTQLALLGVVEPLMTVAVARGFLGETLTPMQWIGGGFVLASLLLVDLPQATG; encoded by the coding sequence ATGCGTAACCGGGCGCCGCGCGGTCTCCTCATCGCCCTGGCCGCCAACATGGCGCTGGGTCTCAATTCAGCCTTTGCCAAGTTCGCCTACCGCGCCGGCCTGGACCCAAACACCTTGACGATGCTGCGCCTGGGCGTGGCCGCGCTGGTGCTTTGGGCCATCTTCCTGACGCGCTGGCGGGCGTTGATTCCGATCCCGCGCCGGGCGCTGCTGGGCTGCATCATCATGGGCGCGGCGAATTTTGTCGCGCAAATCAGCTACTACTGGGGCCTGACCCGGATCAACGCCTCGATTGCCACGCTGATCTTCTATCTCTACCCGGCGGTCGTCATTCTGCTGTTGCGCCTGCGCGGCGAGGCCATGACCACACGCCGCCTGGCGCGCTTGGGCGTCGCGTTGATCGGTGTGGCCCTGCTGGTGGACATCAGCGGCGGGAGCGTAGACACGATCGGAGTTCTGTTGGTGTTCGTCACCATCTTCACCTATTCCCTGCACCTGGTGATCGGTCAGTTCGTGGTGCGTGACGTGGCCGCGCGCACGGTGGTGCTGTACGTCATCAGCACGATGGCGCTGCTGGCGACCGGCGTGCGCCTCGTCATGGGCGGCAGTCCGCCGCCGGTGACGTGGGCCGGCTGGTGGCCGGTGCTGGGCATTGGCCTGTTGGGCACCGTGGTGGCGCGCCTGGCGATGTTCACCGCCATCAAGCGCGTGGGCAGCACGCAGTTAGCCTTGCTTGGAGTGGTCGAGCCGCTGATGACCGTGGCGGTCGCGCGTGGTTTCCTGGGTGAAACGCTGACGCCCATGCAATGGATCGGTGGTGGGTTCGTGCTGGCCAGCCTGCTGCTGGTTGATCTGCCGCAGGCGACAGGGTAG
- a CDS encoding acyl-CoA thioesterase: MDPRSPKDSQTELSSFMHPEDANSQGNVHGGSIMKLVDEAGALAAMRHSRRPCVTVAIDSMTFDAPMLVGDLVVLEACVTYVGRTSIEAMVTVYAEKILTGQRMLTNTAFVVYVALDDQRRPTEVAPLLLVSEQEKRRFDQGRAPTGAPGAGAP; the protein is encoded by the coding sequence ATGGACCCACGCTCACCCAAAGATTCGCAAACTGAACTCAGCAGTTTCATGCATCCGGAAGATGCCAACTCGCAAGGCAACGTCCACGGCGGCTCCATCATGAAACTGGTGGATGAAGCCGGCGCGTTGGCCGCTATGCGCCACTCCCGTCGTCCCTGCGTCACCGTCGCCATTGATTCGATGACCTTCGACGCACCGATGCTGGTGGGCGATTTGGTCGTCCTCGAAGCGTGCGTCACCTACGTGGGACGCACCAGTATCGAGGCGATGGTCACGGTGTACGCGGAAAAAATCCTGACCGGTCAGCGCATGTTGACCAACACCGCCTTCGTGGTCTACGTAGCGCTGGACGATCAACGGCGGCCGACCGAGGTAGCGCCGCTGTTGTTGGTCAGCGAGCAGGAGAAGCGGCGTTTCGATCAGGGGCGCGCGCCAACAGGAGCGCCTGGCGCGGGCGCGCCGTGA
- a CDS encoding glycosyltransferase family 4 protein: MRIALDYTPALRQGAGIGRYTQGLVSGLATLTPRPDITLLLAADVAAPAPDRANPALPFAQRRLPLSSRQQAILWHRLHVPLPLEWLAGRFDLFHAPDFVLPPLRHAQGVITVHDLSFLRVPECADARLVAYLTHAVPHALRRASRILADSQSTQRDLSALLDVDPARIDVVYPGIGPRYRPVTDGDQRRAVAARYQLDGPFILSVGTLEPRKNYPRLISAFAQLRRQSGAPHTLVIGGGKGWLTESIFAQVEREGVASFVRFLGYVNEDDLPTLYSLADLVAFPSRYEGFGIPVIEAMACGAPVVCADNSSLPEAAGDAALLINADDTAGLAAALERGLTDRAWRETAQHKGFAQAARFTWHASATQLLAAYARANLT; the protein is encoded by the coding sequence ATGCGTATCGCGCTTGACTACACACCGGCCCTGCGCCAGGGCGCCGGTATTGGCCGCTACACCCAGGGGCTGGTTTCCGGGCTGGCTACGCTGACGCCCCGGCCTGACATCACCCTGCTGCTGGCAGCCGACGTTGCAGCGCCCGCGCCTGACCGCGCCAACCCCGCGCTGCCCTTTGCTCAGCGCCGCCTGCCGCTGTCTTCCCGGCAGCAGGCCATTCTCTGGCACCGGCTGCACGTGCCGCTGCCGCTCGAATGGCTGGCTGGCCGCTTCGATCTGTTCCATGCGCCCGATTTCGTCCTCCCACCCTTGCGCCACGCGCAGGGCGTGATCACCGTGCATGATTTGTCGTTCCTGCGCGTGCCAGAGTGCGCCGATGCGCGCCTCGTTGCCTATCTCACCCACGCCGTGCCGCACGCGCTGCGCCGCGCCAGCCGCATCCTGGCCGATTCCCAAAGTACGCAGCGTGACCTGAGCGCGCTGCTGGATGTGGACCCGGCGCGCATTGATGTCGTCTATCCCGGCATCGGCCCGCGTTACCGGCCGGTGACCGATGGGGATCAACGCCGCGCCGTGGCCGCACGCTACCAACTCGACGGCCCCTTCATCCTGAGCGTCGGCACGCTGGAACCGCGCAAGAACTACCCGCGTCTCATCAGCGCATTTGCACAACTGCGCCGCCAAAGTGGTGCGCCGCACACCCTGGTCATCGGCGGCGGCAAGGGTTGGTTGACGGAGAGCATCTTCGCCCAGGTTGAACGGGAGGGAGTGGCGTCGTTCGTGCGCTTTCTCGGTTATGTCAATGAGGACGACCTGCCCACGCTCTACAGCCTGGCCGATCTGGTCGCCTTTCCCAGTCGTTACGAAGGCTTCGGCATCCCGGTCATCGAAGCGATGGCCTGTGGCGCCCCGGTGGTCTGCGCAGATAACTCGTCGCTGCCGGAAGCAGCCGGCGATGCCGCCCTCCTGATCAACGCCGATGACACCGCCGGCCTGGCCGCGGCCCTGGAACGCGGGCTGACCGACCGCGCCTGGCGGGAGACCGCGCAGCACAAGGGATTTGCCCAAGCGGCGCGCTTCACCTGGCACGCCTCGGCCACCCAACTCCTGGCCGCCTACGCCCGGGCTAACCTGACCTGA
- a CDS encoding GtrA family protein yields the protein MVPDSTLLARANRKEMGRFLKFAVVGAIGAVVDFGVLNFLVLVAGLAPLQANPFSFSAAVISNFTWNRLWTYPESRKFKKRAQLPKFILVNLVGLGINQLVLGVVLHLVEPLIPHPWDYNFAKAFAIGVVLFWNFGVNRLWTYRDI from the coding sequence ATGGTTCCTGATTCAACTCTGCTGGCGCGTGCCAACCGCAAGGAAATGGGACGCTTTCTCAAGTTCGCCGTGGTCGGCGCCATTGGTGCGGTCGTTGACTTCGGCGTGCTCAATTTCCTGGTGCTCGTGGCGGGCCTGGCCCCCTTGCAGGCCAACCCGTTCAGCTTCAGCGCGGCCGTCATCAGTAATTTCACCTGGAATCGCCTGTGGACCTACCCCGAAAGCCGCAAATTCAAGAAACGCGCCCAATTGCCCAAGTTCATCCTGGTCAACCTGGTCGGTCTCGGCATCAACCAACTGGTGCTGGGCGTCGTGCTGCACCTGGTCGAGCCGCTCATCCCGCATCCCTGGGATTACAACTTCGCCAAAGCCTTTGCCATCGGCGTCGTGCTCTTCTGGAACTTTGGAGTCAACCGGCTGTGGACCTACCGCGATATCTGA
- a CDS encoding O-antigen ligase family protein — protein sequence MLHLVARRVSIIGLLALLALLLARAPLTGLSVALVALSLGLAVFIRPALGLLLLAFSVPFSTVGEITLAGAAVGPSEALLALTLAAWLAQRLAAGRLVLPRPWRRLDPRAASTGEAAVAPLLLPLLLYCAALAFSLLPATSLADAAPELFKWLETLILYLVAVDLLTPIGHRAVEEAIEIAPNSFGGPVAPNSFGVLLIVALLLAGVLQAAVGLYQFITQSGPPAFQILGRFLRAYGTFRQPNPYAGYLGLILPLALSLFWWALAQMVAAWPGRFTPSPRAEPPRRSFAAASALAAAALVVTALIAAGALASWSRGAWLGIGAGVVTVTALRSRRTFGLSLALAGALTVLLLARGGFDTGALGGRLAQVGDYLGGFDVTTVEVNDDNFAVVERVAHWVAAQRMIAQAPWQGVGVGNYAAVYPQVALPRWQDPLGHAHNIYLNTWAEAGLPGLLTYVLLWLLAAWQAVRLAYDRQTDALGRAVALGVLGAIVHLSIHNLFDNLLVQRLYLHMALLLALLASPPAAPLNQGPADTATRQRSV from the coding sequence ATGCTACACTTGGTTGCACGACGTGTCTCGATCATTGGCCTGCTGGCGCTGTTGGCGCTTCTGCTGGCGCGGGCGCCGCTGACCGGGCTGAGCGTGGCGCTGGTCGCTCTCAGCCTCGGCCTGGCCGTTTTCATACGCCCGGCGCTGGGACTGCTCCTGCTGGCGTTCAGCGTGCCCTTCAGCACGGTCGGTGAGATCACCCTGGCCGGCGCGGCCGTTGGCCCCAGCGAAGCCCTGCTGGCGCTGACCCTGGCCGCGTGGCTGGCGCAGCGCCTGGCCGCCGGCCGCCTGGTTCTGCCGCGCCCCTGGCGTCGCCTTGATCCTCGCGCGGCGTCCACCGGTGAGGCCGCGGTCGCACCACTGCTGCTGCCCCTACTTCTGTACTGCGCCGCGCTGGCCTTCTCGCTGCTGCCGGCCACCTCCCTGGCTGACGCCGCGCCTGAATTGTTCAAATGGCTTGAAACCCTCATTCTCTACCTGGTCGCCGTTGACCTCCTGACCCCGATCGGCCACAGAGCGGTTGAAGAAGCGATTGAAATCGCCCCGAATTCATTCGGCGGCCCGGTCGCCCCGAATTCATTCGGCGTTCTTCTGATCGTCGCGCTGCTGCTGGCCGGTGTCCTGCAGGCCGCCGTGGGGCTTTATCAGTTCATCACGCAGAGCGGGCCGCCGGCCTTTCAGATCTTGGGACGCTTTCTACGCGCCTACGGCACCTTCCGCCAGCCCAACCCCTACGCCGGCTACCTGGGGCTGATCTTGCCGCTGGCGCTTTCGTTGTTCTGGTGGGCGTTGGCACAGATGGTCGCAGCCTGGCCAGGTCGCTTCACGCCGTCCCCCCGCGCTGAACCACCGCGTCGTTCATTCGCGGCAGCCAGCGCACTGGCCGCCGCAGCCCTCGTCGTGACGGCGCTGATTGCGGCCGGCGCGTTGGCCAGTTGGTCACGCGGGGCCTGGCTGGGCATTGGCGCCGGGGTTGTGACGGTCACCGCGCTGCGCAGCCGCCGCACCTTTGGCCTCAGCCTGGCCCTGGCCGGCGCGCTGACCGTGCTGCTGCTGGCCCGCGGCGGCTTCGACACGGGCGCGCTCGGTGGGCGCCTGGCGCAGGTCGGCGACTATCTCGGCGGTTTCGACGTGACGACCGTAGAGGTCAACGATGACAACTTCGCCGTCGTCGAGCGGGTTGCGCATTGGGTCGCCGCCCAGCGCATGATCGCACAGGCGCCCTGGCAAGGCGTCGGCGTGGGTAACTACGCCGCGGTTTATCCACAGGTGGCCTTGCCGCGCTGGCAGGACCCGCTGGGCCATGCGCACAACATCTACCTCAACACCTGGGCCGAAGCCGGTCTGCCCGGTCTGCTGACCTACGTCCTGCTGTGGCTGCTGGCGGCCTGGCAAGCCGTCCGCCTGGCCTACGATCGCCAGACTGACGCCCTGGGCCGCGCCGTGGCGCTGGGCGTCCTCGGCGCCATCGTTCACCTCTCCATCCACAACCTGTTCGACAATCTCCTCGTGCAACGCCTCTATCTGCACATGGCCCTGCTGCTGGCCTTGCTGGCCTCGCCGCCGGCCGCGCCCCTCAATCAGGGGCCAGCGGACACCGCAACGCGTCAGCGGTCTGTTTGA
- a CDS encoding DsbA family protein, whose translation MAKKSTIGKQSSEGAVRAGSAGGLSRNALLLIVTGVVLAVALIIILQQTLLRGSNAAVSGGPATQAGSEAGPADAAVTVAVYSDFQCSHCKSYMQAVESSLLPEFVDTGKVRYDYRHFIVISRESYDAANASECAGEQGFFWPYHDLLFEQQGLQGRDTVSKTNLKALGKRIAGLDLSQFDACVDTGNYVEQIYREMQEGTDKGVTGTPAVFVNDKKLDNGQDYQQVKAAIEAALGN comes from the coding sequence ATGGCGAAGAAATCAACCATTGGCAAACAGAGCAGCGAGGGCGCCGTGCGTGCAGGCAGCGCGGGTGGACTTTCGCGCAATGCGTTGCTGCTGATCGTAACCGGGGTCGTCCTGGCCGTTGCGCTGATCATCATCCTGCAGCAGACACTCCTGCGTGGGAGTAACGCGGCAGTCAGCGGCGGGCCTGCCACCCAAGCGGGATCAGAAGCCGGCCCGGCCGACGCCGCGGTGACCGTGGCCGTTTACTCTGATTTCCAGTGCTCGCACTGCAAGTCCTACATGCAGGCCGTGGAGTCATCGCTCCTGCCTGAGTTTGTGGATACCGGCAAGGTGCGTTATGACTATCGGCATTTCATCGTCATCAGCCGGGAATCGTACGACGCGGCCAATGCGTCGGAGTGCGCCGGCGAGCAGGGCTTCTTCTGGCCCTACCACGACCTGTTGTTCGAGCAGCAGGGGCTGCAAGGCCGCGACACGGTCAGCAAGACCAATCTCAAAGCCTTGGGCAAGCGTATCGCAGGGCTGGACCTGAGCCAGTTCGACGCCTGTGTGGATACGGGCAACTACGTCGAGCAGATCTACCGCGAGATGCAAGAGGGCACGGACAAGGGTGTGACCGGCACGCCGGCGGTTTTTGTCAACGACAAGAAGCTGGACAACGGGCAAGACTATCAGCAGGTCAAGGCGGCGATCGAAGCCGCGCTGGGCAATTGA
- a CDS encoding vitamin K epoxide reductase family protein — protein MSDTAIVTARRWGLATPILALLGAGISGYLAYVKLSATQAVCLGLGECEAVQNSPYSVILGIPISILGLLSYLAIIALWWWSQDEQRPYADLAPMLSFGIILFGFLYSAYLTYLELFVIKAICPWCVASAILMTVLLFISARQALTSAS, from the coding sequence ATGTCAGACACAGCAATTGTAACCGCCCGGCGTTGGGGCCTGGCGACACCGATCCTCGCCCTGCTGGGCGCGGGCATTTCTGGCTACCTGGCCTACGTCAAGCTCAGTGCCACGCAGGCGGTCTGCCTGGGCTTGGGCGAGTGCGAAGCGGTGCAGAACAGCCCCTATTCGGTCATCCTGGGCATTCCGATCTCTATCCTGGGCCTGCTGAGCTACCTGGCGATCATCGCTCTCTGGTGGTGGAGCCAGGATGAGCAGCGACCGTACGCGGACCTGGCGCCGATGCTTAGCTTCGGCATCATCCTGTTTGGCTTTCTCTATTCGGCCTATCTGACCTACCTGGAACTGTTCGTTATCAAGGCGATCTGTCCCTGGTGCGTGGCCTCGGCCATCCTCATGACCGTGCTGCTGTTCATCAGCGCACGCCAGGCTTTGACCAGCGCCAGCTAA